The genome window AAGATATTCAAGCAGTACCAGTTGTATTTATAAATGGAGAACAAAAATCAGTTGGTGCAAAAACTATGGAGGAATTAATAAATCTCGTTATTAATGCTTAATTACATAAAGTGAAAATTGATTTATCTAAAAAAATAAATATTTTAAGAAAAAACTTGTGAAATAAAAAATAGAATTTGTACTTCTAAACTTGTAAAATGAAAAAGTTTAGAGGTACTTTTTTAGTTTATAACAGATTTTGCTTAAAAAGTAAAAATTATATTTTAATTATTGAAAATATTAGATTTGTATTTTTTATTAGAAAACTTTGTAACAAATTCGTTATTTAAATAGATTTATACTCAAACCCATTTAAAATTAAACTACTAAAAATTATATTGATTTAGGGTTTGAGTAAAATAGTCATAGCTTTTTGAGTTTAGTTTTAAAGCAGTTTTACTATAGAATTGATATACTTAAAAATATGGATTTTATTTCATTATAAAAAAAGAAACTTAATTCATTTTGCTTCTGAAAAAAGTTTCTATTATTTTTTTATTATTAATTTCCAGTTTCTTGATTACCTGTATTGTTTAAATTTGAAGCATCGTCATTTACAGTATTCTCGTTGTTACTAGAATTTGTTGATGCTGGTGTTTCATATTCTGATGCATGTAATCTATCTTCAGGAACTTGATAATTATTTATCTTTTTTATAGTTACTAAACCAGTTTTATTAGAAATAGTTCCATTAACATTAAGAACAATAATATCTGTATCTGTAACTCCATATTTTTCACTAATAAAGTTATAAATTTGGTCTAATAACCCAGAATCATCTTTTACTGTGTAAGTAATTACTTTATTTGGAAATACCAAATTATCTTTTACATAGGTAAATGTATTTGTTGATTTTGTATATTGACCTTCAAAAGTTTTACTTATAGGTTTTTTTGCTGCTGTTCCAATTACAGATATTGTTAACATCATTAACATTAATAATATTTTTTTCATGAAAAGCCTCCTTTATTTAGCATTATTTGTGGAATCCTAAATCAGCGGGATTAACATCTCCTGAGATTTTTTTTACAATTCCACCTTTTTTTTCAAATTCATTTCTCATTAAAGCAACTTTTTTTATGAGTTCAATTGTATCATTTTCCAAACTGGAATTATTATATCGCCCTTTTGACCAATATTCAATAATGAGAGAACTATCTCCACAAATTATCTTTGTATCATATTTTTTGGCATAAACAAAAGCTGTGTAAATACCGACTAGTTCACCAAAGTTATTTGTTCTAGTGTCAGCGACATAATAATTTCCAAATTCATTAATACTTTTTTCGTTCATAATTTTATAAAGTAGCGAATTACCGTCAAAATCAGTCAATCTGACTTCCACACCGTTTCCACGTCCTGTTCCTGCATCAAAATAAATTGCATCACGCTCTAGTTCAGAATAGAGTTTAGTCAAATCACTTTTCTCTTTTTTTTCATAATTTGCTCCAGAATTTAACCATTCTTGTGCTTCAGAAAAATTTTTAAATGATTTATAACGGGCTTTTTTACCACTTACTTTTTTTTGACAATCTGTCCAGCTTTCAAGTATTCCATTTTCATTTGTATCTGTAATGAAATAAGCATAGAATTTTTTATTTTTTGCCATTTTTAAATAAATTTATTGAATTATAAATTCAATCCTCCATCAACTCTTAAAACTTGCCCTGTAACAAATTTAGACATGTCACTTGCTAAATACAATGCAGCATTTGCAACATCTTCAGCATCTCCCATCTTTCTAAGCGGAGTATTTGCAAGTACAGTTTCTACAACTTTTTCAGGTAATACGTGAGTCATATTTG of Leptotrichia hongkongensis contains these proteins:
- a CDS encoding RNase H1/viroplasmin domain-containing protein encodes the protein MAKNKKFYAYFITDTNENGILESWTDCQKKVSGKKARYKSFKNFSEAQEWLNSGANYEKKEKSDLTKLYSELERDAIYFDAGTGRGNGVEVRLTDFDGNSLLYKIMNEKSINEFGNYYVADTRTNNFGELVGIYTAFVYAKKYDTKIICGDSSLIIEYWSKGRYNNSSLENDTIELIKKVALMRNEFEKKGGIVKKISGDVNPADLGFHK